A single region of the Helicobacter sp. 11S03491-1 genome encodes:
- the pheS gene encoding phenylalanine--tRNA ligase subunit alpha: protein MNTLLQKLQDAQNSQELEAFRIEGLGKKGIITQKFSELKSLEGEEKKNLAKELNEIKQKFEAIYWAKKSQFQINELKTALLEEKIDVSLFQSISHRSIGHPISYTKDRIIDYFMHLDYELCVGPLVEDDFHNFSALNLPDFHPARDMQDTFYFKDSMLLRTHTSPVQIRTMETQTPPIKMICPGATFRRDYDLTHTPMFHQVEGLVVDKGDKASFANLKYTLEDFLKYIFGNVKIRFRSSFFPFTEPSAEVDISCVFCQGNGCRICSHTGWLEVLGCGVVDEYVFEAVGYKNVSGYAFGMGIERLAMLTCGVNDLRSFFETDLRVLEQF, encoded by the coding sequence TTGAACACATTATTACAAAAACTGCAAGATGCGCAAAATTCTCAAGAATTAGAGGCATTCCGTATAGAAGGATTAGGAAAAAAAGGTATCATTACGCAAAAATTTTCTGAACTCAAATCCCTTGAAGGTGAGGAGAAAAAAAATCTTGCTAAAGAGCTTAATGAAATCAAGCAAAAGTTTGAAGCCATTTATTGGGCTAAGAAATCTCAATTTCAGATCAATGAACTTAAGACTGCTTTGTTGGAAGAAAAAATTGATGTAAGCTTGTTTCAATCTATTTCACATCGCAGCATAGGTCACCCTATTAGCTATACCAAAGATAGAATTATTGATTATTTTATGCATCTTGATTATGAACTCTGTGTAGGACCTTTGGTTGAAGATGATTTTCATAATTTTTCTGCACTCAATCTCCCGGATTTCCACCCTGCCAGAGATATGCAAGATACATTTTATTTCAAAGATTCTATGCTTTTACGCACACATACCTCCCCTGTCCAAATTCGCACAATGGAAACCCAAACTCCTCCAATCAAAATGATTTGTCCCGGCGCAACTTTTAGACGAGATTATGATCTTACCCATACCCCTATGTTTCATCAAGTTGAAGGTCTTGTTGTTGATAAAGGCGACAAAGCTAGTTTTGCCAATCTAAAATACACACTGGAAGATTTTTTAAAATATATTTTTGGAAATGTTAAAATCAGATTTCGATCCAGTTTTTTTCCCTTCACAGAACCAAGTGCAGAAGTAGATATTAGCTGTGTTTTTTGTCAAGGGAATGGGTGTCGCATCTGCTCACATACAGGTTGGCTTGAAGTTTTAGGCTGTGGCGTGGTTGATGAATATGTATTTGAGGCTGTAGGTTACAAAAATGTGAGTGGCTATGCCTTTGGTATGGGTATTGAAAGGCTTGCTATGCTTACTTGTGGCGTTAATGATTTAAGAAGTTTTTTTGAAACAGATTTAAGAGTATTGGAGCAGTTTTAA